The following are from one region of the Prevotella communis genome:
- a CDS encoding carboxypeptidase regulatory-like domain-containing protein: MNKTIRFSLLMLLVMLSGMVYADAYTVDFNTSIATSNHGFILGSNWGHVVGSGNYDGYGPYYMSYSYTADGGFNGTGSLQAYRQYAGDSQGGTVCYDLLVTPLVSGKITMKVKASSSASSSNPSFVEVYKIDAAGTTRGDLIQRFTESEGYTAIEGQDDWKEITLTLTEEQRIAIRAQYVYLDDFTAAVVNIIPQKALSVISVMNMEGKTGTEGSTTYFEQQADGTLSVPLKVLLSNTGDVDLVAGTTENYTLTLAYASYPSGTKTYFDEASVNIPKNLAAGASDTIEVTFNIPYSSGWKYFFVKENITGTTSSTSRYAGTTAYEPIFVFRAAESTATSSITGAQAYGLVSENTTKNFEIANTGTAPLTIKSINLPEGFTSANMPEIPTEGLVIAKGASQALDITLPATTLGDFSGNLTIVYLDKDGAEKTFTLAFSGNVLPAGTWATNFDNTSSTPAYPAGSIAESGINSDYSYNSGTYEIFLKGRTQSSFASGNNKFITPKLHATAGQQLTFDIKGAYGNSYYAKVYVSTDRKTWGEPVATFTYAETEGAEAIGSSDWVNKAVTFETEGDYYVAFALYGEFKIDNIIGLTKVDVAHDLYIKNVNWPDASVKSGTSLSKPSIDIIPLSDETAEAYTVKYVCDETVLAEATAAELTASASSSKTFTFNWTPQVESTTKYEGSKIVFEFTDGTKYETEGFDLTVTNEPIFHFVNSIPSSKWYEPTDYTTPVAFGKTNTADKKTFYVYNWGSAPLTVKSIVAPDGFTATPAGEFTVAAFDETNISAAAQAVEITFSTTHAATYNGDMVITYLDGTGTEKTFTLALSGTKLDPTKFYANFGTESDQWPAGSVYQKNISKTNGGTYNAPNYYITSSNTTDNIFITPKLTAAIDDTLKFDAKLYSTSWSEGKVTVFAAATREEVLNAEEGTTRVMLFSVSGEDTERPMTTDFQTFQAPIHVAGDYFIGIEISGRAYVDEIYGLTPAAVAHDLKIASSYIPTEAMQNIPSAATVNILNLGLAAEEADSYTVTAFIDGKATSTGTAVALPTTNKLSDAGTQLTVGIQSPKVGTFPVYIEVKAGDYSIATEPVNVVFTAEVAKSELTATADGTSSNSPLNLSYYNSESVSLYTADVLANSYGLTSGAKIKSITFKGYKTTAQTKSTFNLWYEWSDDAEQAKPADGLYPTEGLTQLIADQEKTWPEAGSATELADFITLTFAEPIVYEAGKALRIVMRSNSDDWKAANFEKSTSATSGLTYYHYNDNKSTFESNSWTNTVLPVLHIGLAVEPATISGTVKNSEGAAIENATVTLVSTDGEGVQYEGKTDAEGAYSFNVIQTSRTYNATVVASEDYKTATAEISFAEGSVIKDFVLADTNPLGDANLDGEVTTSDAVAAVTFALEKEVPSEKALKVADVNKSGNITVSDAVGIVNIALNAETPAPARGEMEAVNFLTKNGTSLNLINSTEFVGFQMDVTLVEGAMLNSVSLNNRAASLQVVYNRIAKNTYRIIAFSTGNAAIEGNEGELISLNITGNDNIAISNIEFADAVANAYALSLTETTGINGIYAGAANVESYTVGGVKNDKVRNGMNIVRTADGKVKKVLVK, from the coding sequence ATGAATAAAACAATACGTTTTTCATTGCTCATGCTGCTGGTGATGTTGAGCGGTATGGTGTATGCTGATGCCTATACAGTGGACTTCAACACTTCTATTGCGACCAGCAACCATGGATTCATCCTTGGCAGCAACTGGGGACACGTTGTAGGTTCTGGCAACTATGATGGTTACGGACCTTACTACATGTCATACAGCTATACCGCTGATGGTGGCTTTAACGGTACAGGTTCACTCCAGGCTTATCGTCAGTATGCAGGCGACAGCCAGGGTGGAACCGTATGCTATGACCTGCTGGTAACCCCACTTGTATCTGGCAAAATCACCATGAAGGTGAAGGCCAGCAGCAGTGCAAGCAGCAGCAATCCTTCATTCGTTGAGGTTTACAAGATTGATGCTGCCGGCACCACACGTGGCGACCTGATTCAGCGTTTCACAGAGTCTGAAGGCTATACAGCCATCGAAGGTCAGGACGATTGGAAAGAAATCACACTGACACTTACGGAAGAGCAGCGTATCGCTATCCGTGCACAATATGTTTACCTAGACGACTTCACTGCAGCAGTTGTCAATATCATTCCACAGAAGGCACTTTCTGTTATCTCTGTGATGAACATGGAAGGAAAGACCGGCACTGAGGGTTCTACAACCTACTTTGAGCAGCAGGCCGATGGAACTTTGAGCGTACCCTTGAAGGTATTGCTGAGCAACACCGGTGATGTTGACCTCGTCGCAGGCACTACCGAGAACTATACTCTGACCCTGGCATATGCAAGCTATCCAAGCGGCACCAAGACCTATTTCGACGAAGCAAGCGTTAATATTCCCAAAAATCTTGCAGCAGGTGCATCGGATACTATAGAGGTAACCTTCAATATTCCCTACTCTTCTGGTTGGAAGTATTTCTTTGTCAAGGAGAATATCACTGGTACCACATCTTCGACTAGTCGCTATGCAGGTACTACCGCATACGAGCCCATATTCGTGTTCCGCGCAGCCGAGAGCACCGCTACCAGCAGCATCACAGGTGCACAGGCCTACGGCTTGGTGAGCGAGAACACGACTAAGAACTTTGAGATTGCCAACACGGGTACCGCTCCTCTGACTATTAAGAGCATCAACCTGCCCGAAGGCTTTACATCTGCCAACATGCCCGAGATTCCCACTGAGGGTCTTGTGATTGCCAAGGGTGCATCTCAGGCACTGGATATCACATTGCCTGCTACCACACTGGGAGACTTCTCTGGCAATTTGACAATTGTTTATCTTGATAAGGACGGCGCAGAGAAGACCTTCACACTGGCATTCTCTGGCAATGTACTGCCTGCCGGTACATGGGCAACCAACTTTGACAACACCAGCAGTACACCTGCCTATCCCGCAGGTTCCATTGCAGAAAGTGGTATCAATAGCGACTACAGCTACAATTCTGGCACCTACGAGATTTTCCTGAAGGGACGCACACAGAGTAGCTTTGCTTCAGGAAACAACAAGTTCATCACTCCGAAATTGCACGCTACGGCTGGTCAGCAGCTGACCTTCGATATCAAGGGTGCATACGGTAACTCTTACTATGCAAAAGTATATGTCTCTACCGATCGCAAGACCTGGGGCGAACCTGTTGCCACCTTCACCTATGCTGAGACCGAAGGCGCAGAGGCCATTGGTTCTTCTGATTGGGTGAACAAGGCTGTCACCTTCGAGACCGAGGGCGACTATTATGTAGCTTTCGCACTCTATGGTGAGTTCAAGATTGACAACATCATTGGTCTGACAAAGGTTGACGTGGCCCACGACCTCTATATCAAGAACGTCAACTGGCCCGATGCTTCTGTAAAGAGCGGTACTTCTCTTTCTAAGCCATCAATCGATATTATTCCTCTGAGCGATGAAACTGCCGAGGCCTACACCGTGAAATATGTATGCGACGAGACCGTTTTGGCTGAAGCTACTGCAGCTGAGCTGACTGCAAGTGCAAGCAGTTCTAAGACCTTCACCTTCAACTGGACACCTCAGGTAGAAAGTACGACTAAATATGAGGGTTCAAAGATTGTATTTGAGTTCACCGACGGTACGAAGTACGAGACAGAAGGTTTCGATCTCACTGTGACCAACGAGCCCATCTTCCACTTCGTCAACAGCATTCCTTCAAGCAAGTGGTATGAGCCTACTGACTACACCACTCCTGTGGCATTTGGCAAGACAAACACTGCCGACAAGAAGACCTTCTACGTGTACAACTGGGGTTCTGCTCCTCTGACCGTGAAGAGCATCGTTGCTCCTGATGGCTTCACTGCTACTCCCGCTGGCGAATTCACAGTTGCTGCCTTCGATGAGACCAATATCAGCGCTGCTGCACAGGCTGTAGAGATTACTTTCTCTACTACCCACGCTGCCACCTATAATGGCGACATGGTTATCACCTATCTGGATGGTACAGGTACTGAAAAGACCTTCACTTTGGCTCTGAGCGGAACCAAGCTCGATCCTACGAAGTTCTATGCAAACTTTGGCACGGAGAGCGACCAGTGGCCTGCAGGTTCTGTATATCAGAAGAATATCAGCAAGACCAACGGTGGCACCTATAATGCTCCCAACTATTACATCACTTCAAGCAACACTACCGACAACATCTTCATTACGCCGAAATTGACGGCTGCTATTGATGACACGTTGAAATTTGATGCGAAGCTTTACAGTACTTCTTGGTCAGAAGGCAAGGTTACAGTCTTTGCTGCTGCTACCCGTGAAGAGGTACTGAACGCAGAGGAGGGAACAACCCGTGTCATGCTGTTCAGCGTTAGCGGAGAAGATACAGAGAGGCCGATGACAACCGACTTCCAGACCTTCCAGGCACCCATTCACGTGGCTGGCGACTACTTCATAGGTATCGAGATTAGTGGACGTGCTTACGTAGACGAAATCTACGGTCTGACTCCCGCTGCCGTTGCTCACGACCTGAAGATTGCTTCTAGCTACATTCCTACTGAGGCTATGCAGAATATTCCTTCGGCAGCTACCGTAAACATTCTGAACCTCGGTCTGGCAGCAGAAGAAGCTGACAGCTACACCGTAACAGCATTCATCGATGGAAAGGCAACTTCTACTGGTACTGCTGTTGCACTGCCTACCACAAATAAGCTCAGTGACGCTGGCACACAACTGACAGTAGGTATCCAGTCTCCAAAGGTTGGTACGTTCCCCGTATACATTGAGGTAAAAGCTGGCGACTATAGCATTGCCACAGAACCCGTCAATGTAGTGTTTACCGCAGAAGTTGCAAAGAGCGAGCTGACCGCTACTGCAGATGGTACAAGCTCTAACTCACCACTCAACCTGAGTTACTATAACAGTGAGTCAGTTTCTCTCTACACAGCTGATGTACTTGCAAATTCTTACGGTCTGACAAGCGGTGCCAAGATTAAGTCTATCACCTTCAAAGGCTATAAGACTACTGCACAAACCAAGTCAACATTTAACTTATGGTATGAGTGGAGTGATGATGCCGAACAGGCTAAACCAGCCGACGGTCTCTATCCTACGGAAGGTCTTACACAACTCATCGCTGACCAGGAAAAGACCTGGCCTGAAGCAGGAAGTGCTACAGAATTGGCAGACTTCATCACACTGACATTTGCAGAGCCTATTGTTTACGAAGCAGGTAAAGCACTGCGTATCGTGATGCGCTCTAATTCTGACGACTGGAAAGCTGCAAACTTTGAGAAGAGTACTTCTGCAACAAGTGGCCTGACCTATTATCACTACAATGACAACAAGAGCACATTCGAGTCTAACAGTTGGACAAACACTGTTCTCCCAGTACTGCATATTGGTCTGGCTGTAGAGCCTGCCACCATCTCTGGTACTGTTAAGAACAGCGAGGGTGCTGCTATTGAGAACGCTACCGTGACACTGGTTAGCACCGATGGCGAGGGTGTACAGTATGAAGGCAAGACCGACGCTGAGGGTGCTTACAGTTTCAACGTGATTCAGACTAGTCGCACCTACAATGCTACTGTTGTGGCTTCTGAGGACTACAAGACCGCTACTGCAGAAATCTCATTTGCAGAGGGCAGCGTCATAAAGGACTTCGTCCTGGCTGACACTAATCCTCTTGGTGATGCGAACCTCGACGGTGAGGTAACTACCTCTGACGCCGTGGCAGCCGTGACCTTCGCTCTTGAGAAGGAAGTTCCCTCTGAGAAGGCTCTGAAGGTGGCCGACGTAAACAAGTCTGGCAATATCACCGTGAGCGACGCCGTTGGTATCGTGAACATTGCACTGAATGCTGAGACTCCTGCTCCTGCACGTGGCGAGATGGAGGCCGTGAACTTCCTGACGAAGAACGGCACCAGCCTCAACCTGATCAACAGCACTGAATTCGTTGGCTTCCAGATGGATGTCACACTGGTCGAGGGTGCTATGCTGAACAGCGTATCACTGAACAACCGTGCTGCCAGCCTGCAGGTTGTCTACAACCGCATCGCGAAGAACACCTACCGCATCATCGCCTTCTCTACCGGCAATGCCGCTATCGAGGGTAATGAGGGTGAGCTCATCTCACTCAACATCACTGGCAACGACAACATCGCCATCAGTAACATTGAGTTTGCCGATGCTGTCGCTAACGCCTATGCACTGAGTCTGACAGAGACCACTGGCATCAACGGCATCTATGCCGGTGCTGCTAACGTGGAGAGCTATACCGTAGGTGGTGTGAAGAACGACAAGGTGCGCAATGGCATGAACATCGTTCGTACTGCCGATGGTAAGGTGAAGAAAGTATTAGTAAAGTAA
- a CDS encoding chitobiase/beta-hexosaminidase C-terminal domain-containing protein, whose amino-acid sequence MNKNTISKWFSMFVLMMAGITGATAQSLTVADATLVPGKTKVVSISLDAAEGQTIYGIQTDITLSKGLKINAATAANTAIHFNQNKLESGATRVALLSLGGEAIPAGEAIKLTIEADASFKNGSIDLANTKLTTTATGTEINVDATSAIIDTYDCLPYQKYIIGNYTSEKFLGAGNGWGTQASLVAHPEYVKLDYNEADGTYKLESQVSNGGNKYYFNGDYMDSNAPVSLTLKKIEEPLGYQDEEETKPIFGYTISDGDNYYGWDGTSTVLGKNLSATDENAIWLIMPLDEAKAGLVNATLEEPLDATMLIEDHDFGRNNRYQDKWTMVASNQNLSGGEDKNGTIGNNCAESWHSTFTLSQTLADAPAGIYALTAQGFYGQDGSDNEHLPVFYANDATQTFPLKTGSEASMTAASQSFSAGKYTIEPLVFELKEGETLTIGAKLEGNTSLWCIWDNFTLTYYGKNTTIEDVKAESLRKQVDELREKATALYDEVEVESIKAVLDNAINSTESVSGAEAINNAIATLKTAIEKGEASLEAKAKLAKMKELIDATNVYTAEAKNEYYDQWEVKYLDGTITKAEANALQDPFLVTGWRANVNVDDLLMSVWDEEPMNWDSYHVNTWSTEGENDGSEFKVPFIEYWTGDGDSLAVKTLTATINGVEPGIYDVTAWVRIRRKNTDSAIKTPYGITMQANDDMATTVCDGTQVGTSQFYLKEVTTTGTVAEDGVLKIKFNVAADNNISWLSFKNVNYALHINPDKEELAAPQGWYSLISNGNLASEDVTSFLTRTVQATEFVGANIVPGAGEDQSRGIVVKTNESNLSFDTQFYINFSEALPKGTKLHVEFDYKAKVEGSVVMFSFCGDPLEPADLHKGYLIEVSKGWNKFSQDITVEYKNLKSLGIFLNCINEANTYYFDNFGVWAKKPVKPANPIFTPAGGEYSKAKKVTIACETEGASIYYTLDGTIPTAKSTLYTEPIAISETTTVKAIAVLEDQESRVVEATYTITPLDDSFVEIAQSQSSDIQDGASRATVVEGEGFTQYTTDGNVCVIFKMYDVNVKNCDYVVVKFAEPVPAGIKIAFWAQNGTDNVEVPAGATEYKYVFAEDAKCAIANDILPQITLLTLWNPQTVKVEGVYKHQLPVADAISNITTDAQKTAIFNLNGQKVNKAQKGLFIINGKKVLVK is encoded by the coding sequence ATGAACAAAAACACGATTTCCAAATGGTTCTCGATGTTCGTGCTCATGATGGCCGGTATTACGGGAGCGACTGCACAGTCGCTCACCGTTGCCGACGCCACATTGGTACCGGGCAAGACAAAGGTTGTTTCTATTAGCCTGGATGCAGCCGAAGGACAAACCATCTATGGTATTCAAACGGATATTACTCTGAGTAAGGGTCTTAAGATTAACGCTGCCACTGCAGCCAACACAGCCATTCACTTCAACCAGAACAAGTTGGAAAGCGGTGCTACCCGCGTAGCCCTGCTGTCACTGGGTGGTGAGGCCATCCCTGCTGGTGAGGCTATCAAACTGACCATCGAGGCCGATGCCTCATTCAAGAATGGTAGCATAGACCTGGCCAACACCAAGTTGACCACCACCGCTACTGGTACAGAAATCAACGTTGACGCCACCAGCGCCATCATCGACACCTACGACTGTCTCCCCTATCAGAAATATATCATCGGCAACTATACCTCAGAGAAATTCCTCGGTGCCGGCAACGGCTGGGGCACACAAGCCTCACTCGTGGCCCATCCTGAGTACGTAAAACTGGACTACAACGAAGCCGACGGCACCTATAAGTTGGAGTCACAGGTAAGCAATGGTGGCAATAAGTATTATTTCAATGGTGACTACATGGACAGCAATGCCCCTGTATCGCTGACACTCAAGAAGATTGAGGAGCCCCTTGGCTATCAGGACGAGGAAGAGACAAAGCCCATCTTTGGCTATACCATCTCTGATGGCGACAACTATTATGGTTGGGACGGCACCTCTACCGTACTGGGCAAGAACCTGTCGGCTACCGACGAGAATGCCATCTGGCTTATCATGCCACTGGACGAGGCAAAAGCCGGTCTGGTAAACGCCACGCTCGAAGAGCCGCTCGACGCCACCATGCTGATTGAAGACCATGACTTTGGTCGTAACAACCGCTATCAGGACAAATGGACAATGGTTGCAAGCAACCAGAATCTCTCTGGCGGTGAGGACAAGAATGGCACTATTGGTAACAACTGTGCTGAGTCATGGCACTCAACATTCACCCTGAGTCAGACACTGGCCGACGCTCCCGCTGGTATCTATGCACTGACAGCACAGGGATTCTACGGTCAGGACGGCAGTGACAATGAGCACCTACCCGTATTCTATGCCAACGACGCTACTCAGACATTCCCATTGAAGACTGGCTCTGAAGCCTCTATGACAGCTGCAAGTCAGTCTTTCTCTGCAGGCAAATACACTATCGAGCCCCTGGTCTTCGAGTTGAAAGAAGGCGAGACACTGACTATCGGTGCCAAGCTCGAGGGCAACACCAGCCTGTGGTGTATCTGGGATAACTTCACCCTGACCTACTATGGTAAGAATACCACCATCGAGGATGTGAAGGCGGAGTCTCTTCGCAAGCAAGTAGACGAATTGCGCGAGAAGGCAACCGCATTATATGATGAGGTAGAAGTAGAAAGCATCAAGGCTGTACTAGATAATGCTATCAACTCAACAGAATCTGTATCGGGTGCCGAGGCTATCAACAATGCCATCGCTACCCTGAAGACTGCCATCGAGAAGGGTGAGGCCTCTCTCGAAGCCAAGGCTAAGCTGGCCAAGATGAAGGAACTCATCGACGCTACCAATGTTTATACTGCCGAGGCCAAGAATGAATACTACGACCAGTGGGAAGTGAAGTATCTCGACGGAACGATTACTAAGGCAGAAGCCAATGCGCTGCAGGATCCATTCCTCGTAACAGGATGGCGCGCCAATGTTAACGTTGACGACCTGCTGATGAGCGTATGGGATGAAGAGCCCATGAACTGGGACAGTTATCACGTGAACACATGGAGTACTGAAGGTGAGAATGACGGCTCTGAATTCAAGGTTCCTTTCATTGAATATTGGACAGGCGATGGTGACTCTCTGGCTGTCAAGACTCTTACCGCAACTATAAATGGCGTTGAGCCTGGTATATATGACGTCACAGCTTGGGTACGTATTCGCAGAAAGAATACTGATTCTGCCATCAAGACTCCTTACGGTATCACCATGCAGGCAAACGATGATATGGCTACTACTGTTTGCGATGGAACACAGGTTGGCACCTCACAGTTCTACTTGAAGGAAGTGACAACAACTGGTACTGTTGCTGAGGACGGTGTACTGAAAATCAAGTTCAACGTAGCTGCCGATAACAACATCTCTTGGCTGAGCTTCAAGAACGTGAACTATGCTTTACACATCAATCCTGATAAGGAAGAGCTCGCAGCTCCTCAAGGATGGTATAGTCTGATTTCGAATGGTAACCTTGCCTCTGAGGATGTAACGAGCTTCCTAACGAGAACTGTCCAAGCTACAGAATTCGTTGGAGCCAATATCGTTCCCGGTGCAGGTGAAGACCAAAGCCGAGGTATCGTTGTAAAGACAAACGAGTCAAATCTTTCATTTGATACTCAGTTCTACATTAACTTTAGCGAAGCACTGCCAAAGGGAACAAAGTTGCATGTTGAGTTCGACTATAAAGCCAAAGTCGAAGGCTCTGTAGTGATGTTCTCTTTCTGTGGCGACCCACTTGAACCTGCAGACCTCCATAAAGGCTATCTTATTGAAGTCAGCAAGGGATGGAACAAATTCTCACAGGACATTACCGTTGAATATAAGAATCTCAAGAGTCTGGGTATCTTCCTCAATTGTATTAATGAGGCAAACACCTATTACTTCGATAACTTCGGTGTATGGGCCAAGAAGCCTGTCAAGCCCGCTAATCCAATATTTACCCCTGCTGGTGGAGAATACTCTAAAGCAAAGAAGGTAACTATTGCCTGCGAGACTGAGGGCGCTTCTATCTACTACACACTCGATGGTACGATTCCAACGGCAAAAAGCACGCTCTACACTGAGCCTATTGCTATTAGCGAAACAACAACTGTGAAAGCTATCGCAGTTCTGGAGGACCAAGAGAGCAGAGTTGTTGAAGCAACCTACACCATCACACCTCTTGACGACAGCTTTGTAGAAATTGCTCAGAGTCAGAGCTCTGATATCCAGGACGGTGCTAGTCGTGCAACAGTTGTAGAAGGCGAAGGGTTTACCCAGTACACCACAGACGGTAATGTTTGCGTTATCTTCAAGATGTATGATGTAAATGTGAAGAATTGCGACTACGTGGTTGTGAAGTTCGCTGAGCCTGTACCTGCAGGTATCAAAATTGCATTCTGGGCTCAGAACGGAACAGACAATGTTGAAGTTCCCGCAGGTGCAACAGAATACAAGTATGTATTTGCGGAGGACGCCAAGTGCGCTATCGCTAACGACATTCTGCCACAGATTACCTTGCTGACACTCTGGAATCCACAGACTGTCAAGGTTGAGGGCGTTTACAAGCATCAGCTTCCCGTTGCTGACGCTATCAGCAACATCACTACCGATGCTCAGAAGACTGCCATATTCAACCTGAATGGTCAGAAGGTGAACAAGGCTCAGAAGGGTCTCTTCATCATCAATGGCAAGAAAGTGCTTGTAAAATAA
- a CDS encoding C10 family peptidase codes for MRKLLPILFLFVTVTSWAGNVTESEALQKAKAFIDSQRATQSQRQMRLAAKSTQVNKELTTATKESFYVFNVGQNDGYVVVSADDRTPAILGYADEGTFNRNDIPDNMKAWLQGYTYQLEYLATHANTRRAETAEHATIRPLIQSTWDQGSPYNNKCPMDGDKRSLTGCLATVMAQILNYYQYPEKTTSTIPSYTTGTKGITVNEIPVTTIDWSNIRNNYNGNETAAQKNAIATLMQLCGASMEMDYTSYSSYAYMIPALNAFKNYFDYDTSLRHVNRIEFKASEWDELIYNELAQKRPVYYCGQSIGGGHAFVIDGYSKDGLFHVNWGWGGSCNGYFLLSILDPHSNTGSGASSSSDGYSFDQDAIIGIQPNTDNKPEWGVRMTSEGLYTNLSIVNKQGSYFPISLTATFYNRTGATQDFDLGIGVYDKDNKEVSAQKMNDGRFAESWGYNGITYNCNIPALPDGTYAITAISREKGTDTWYQNSRSFQYYITATINGNQMTLQNPTVDASGSVAVNGNMEVYSTQTAKATIKNNGTFFNNVVFLLVNGEPKGGRHLEIAPGETADLDMNFTPEDTGEHTIVFALKTWVFDDEQNQWMEQYNELANTTVTIKAAKTNELKLTNGMLLNADANGYIKSNVAKLRFKAQNAKTTSDYYDNIRVRVLQNSDGGNYYWDITSVEIPVRLGKLKSETFEVEVPLEVDGYYWFNISYKTDGYYLGNDLWDDRNINLIPFKVEIPAPTAEELGVEPITKTKTPSIVYDLQGRNIDNNMMKKGLYIKDGKKIIKR; via the coding sequence ATGAGAAAACTATTACCTATTCTATTCCTGTTTGTCACCGTAACATCATGGGCAGGCAATGTAACGGAAAGTGAAGCTCTGCAGAAGGCAAAGGCCTTTATAGACAGTCAGCGAGCCACGCAATCACAACGCCAGATGAGACTGGCAGCCAAGAGCACGCAGGTAAACAAAGAGTTGACTACCGCCACGAAGGAGAGCTTCTACGTGTTTAACGTGGGACAGAACGATGGTTACGTCGTAGTCAGTGCCGACGACAGAACCCCAGCCATCCTGGGCTATGCCGACGAGGGGACATTCAATAGGAACGACATACCAGACAATATGAAAGCGTGGCTGCAAGGATACACATACCAACTGGAATACCTGGCCACCCATGCCAACACCAGAAGAGCCGAGACGGCAGAGCACGCCACCATCAGACCACTGATACAGAGCACATGGGATCAAGGCAGTCCTTATAACAACAAATGCCCCATGGATGGTGACAAGAGAAGTCTGACTGGATGTCTGGCAACCGTCATGGCACAAATCTTGAATTATTATCAATATCCCGAAAAGACCACGAGCACTATTCCAAGCTATACAACAGGAACAAAAGGTATCACAGTCAATGAAATTCCTGTAACAACCATTGATTGGAGTAATATCAGAAACAACTATAACGGAAACGAGACTGCGGCTCAGAAAAATGCCATCGCCACACTGATGCAATTATGCGGCGCCAGCATGGAGATGGACTACACCTCCTACAGTAGTTATGCCTACATGATACCCGCACTCAATGCATTTAAGAATTACTTCGACTATGACACGAGCTTGAGGCATGTAAACCGAATTGAATTCAAAGCCAGCGAATGGGACGAATTAATCTACAACGAACTGGCCCAAAAGCGTCCCGTATACTATTGCGGACAATCAATTGGCGGTGGACATGCCTTTGTGATTGACGGCTATAGCAAGGATGGTCTCTTCCACGTGAACTGGGGATGGGGCGGTAGCTGCAACGGCTATTTCCTGCTGAGTATCCTCGACCCACATAGTAATACAGGTAGCGGCGCCAGCAGTAGCAGCGATGGCTACAGCTTTGATCAGGATGCTATCATTGGCATACAGCCCAACACCGACAACAAACCAGAATGGGGAGTAAGAATGACATCAGAAGGGCTATATACAAATTTAAGCATAGTGAACAAACAGGGAAGCTATTTTCCCATCTCTCTGACAGCCACTTTCTATAACCGTACTGGTGCCACACAAGACTTTGACCTTGGCATAGGTGTGTACGACAAGGACAACAAGGAGGTATCCGCCCAGAAAATGAACGATGGCAGATTTGCTGAAAGTTGGGGTTATAATGGAATCACCTACAACTGCAACATTCCTGCCCTACCCGATGGCACCTATGCCATTACTGCTATCAGCCGGGAAAAGGGTACAGACACATGGTATCAGAATTCAAGAAGCTTCCAGTATTACATCACCGCTACCATCAATGGCAACCAGATGACGCTGCAGAACCCAACTGTTGATGCGAGTGGCTCAGTAGCAGTAAACGGTAACATGGAGGTATACAGCACGCAAACTGCCAAGGCAACTATCAAAAACAACGGTACATTCTTTAACAACGTGGTATTCCTGCTGGTTAACGGTGAGCCTAAGGGTGGAAGACATCTTGAGATAGCTCCAGGAGAGACAGCCGACTTAGATATGAATTTCACTCCTGAAGATACAGGAGAGCATACCATTGTATTTGCCCTGAAAACATGGGTCTTCGACGATGAGCAAAACCAATGGATGGAGCAATACAACGAGCTTGCCAATACCACAGTGACCATCAAGGCTGCCAAGACCAACGAACTGAAACTGACCAATGGCATGTTGCTCAATGCTGATGCCAATGGTTATATCAAAAGCAATGTTGCCAAGCTCAGGTTCAAGGCCCAGAACGCGAAGACAACCAGTGATTACTACGACAATATCCGCGTGAGAGTGCTGCAAAACAGCGATGGAGGTAATTATTACTGGGATATCACGTCAGTTGAGATTCCTGTACGTCTGGGCAAACTCAAGAGTGAGACCTTCGAGGTAGAGGTACCACTGGAAGTAGATGGATATTACTGGTTTAACATCTCGTATAAGACCGATGGTTACTATCTTGGCAATGACCTATGGGATGATCGTAATATCAACCTGATACCATTCAAGGTTGAGATACCTGCACCTACAGCCGAGGAGCTTGGTGTAGAGCCTATCACAAAGACCAAGACCCCAAGTATTGTCTACGACTTGCAAGGTCGCAACATAGACAATAATATGATGAAGAAAGGTCTTTATATCAAGGACGGCAAGAAAATCATCAAGAGGTAA